In Uranotaenia lowii strain MFRU-FL chromosome 2, ASM2978415v1, whole genome shotgun sequence, one genomic interval encodes:
- the LOC129749804 gene encoding sphingosine-1-phosphate phosphatase 2-like: MAEIIEYLKSPELVVKVQEFFGIEYLHRKDRGKTDWTGEKGGQSVGNGNARLPSSGPEEDDSVGGSSSSSTGNESDEDRKEMKPYRITNQFWYWVFIIGTELGDEIFYATFIPFWFWNIDSAVGRRVVMLWSATMYVGQSLKDVIRWPRPGYPVSRLQKKWALEYGMPSTHAMVSVAIPFSVLIYTHERYIYSLPAGLAFAIVWCAVICLSRLYLGMHSVLDIIAGLILVLALMVPLIPLVDWLDDIIVKGRWSPIFVLSLSILIIVFYPDSGMWTPTRGDTVLTVSVCAGIEVGAWLHYILGDFSAPASPPPYEIIWPSYAMLGMLLLRTVLGLCCVVATRAFGKSLSYAFVCFLLGRDKNELRQSANTLENKNKIIVELSYKFFTYGMIGFNTQYLLPNVFKLLRIGRPDFYTEI, from the exons ATGGCAGAGATCATTGAATATCTGAAAAGTCCGGAGCTGGTGGTGAAAGTGCAGGAGTTTTTCGGTATCGAATATTTACACCGCAAGGATCGAGGAAAAACGGATTGGACCGGAGAGAAAGGAGGTCAGTCTGTGGGAAACGGGAATGCAAGGCTTCCTTCGTCGGGGCCGGAAGAGGATGATAGCGTGGGCGGCAGTAGTAGCAGTTCCACCGGAAATGAATCCGATGAGGACAGGAAGGAGATGAAGCCGTATCGCATTACCAATCAGTTTTGGTATTGGGTTTTCATCATCGGAACCGAGTTGGGGGATGAAATTTTCTATGCCACCTTTATTCCGTTTTGGTTCTGGAATATTGATAGTGCCGTTGGCCGCAGGGTTGTTATGCTGTGGTCTGCGACTATGTATGTCG GTCAAAGCTTGAAGGACGTTATCCGGTGGCCTCGGCCGGGTTATCCCGTAAGTCGTCTCCAGAAAAAATGGGCCCTCGAATATGGAATGCCGTCGACCCATGCCATGGTATCGGTTGCCATCCCTTTTTCCGTTTTGATCTACACTCATGAAAG ATACATCTATTCGCTACCTGCTGGGCTGGCTtttgctatcgtttggtgtgcTGTCATTTGCCTCAGCCGATTGTATCTGGGAATGCACAGCGTTCTAGATATAATTGCCGGGTTGATCCTGGTCTTAGCGCTGATGGTTCCTTTGATTCCTTTGGTAGATTGGTTGGATGATATCATAGTCAAAGGTCGATGGTCCCCGATCTTTGTTTTGTCCCTTTCGATACTGATAATTGTGTTCTACCCTGATTCCGGAATGTGGACTCCTACTAG GGGCGATACGGTTCTCACGGTGAGTGTTTGTGCGGGAATTGAAGTCGGCGCCTGGTTGCACTACATTCTTGGGGATTTCTCGGCCCCAGCGAGTCCTCCGCCGTACGAAATAATTTGGCCATCGTATGCCATGCTAGGTATGTTACTACTTCGCACCGTGTTGGGCCTGTGTTGTGTTGTAGCAACTCGTGCTTTCGGCAAGTCCCTATCGTATGCCTTTGTATGCTTCCTGCTGGGTCGAGATAAAAACGAGCTTCGTCAATCGGCAAACACGCTAGAAAACAAGAACAAAATCATCGTAGAACTCTCGTACAAGTTCTTCACTTACGGTATGATCGGTTTTAATACCCAGTATCTGCTGCCGAATGTGTTCAAATTACTGCGAATAGGACGCCCGGACTTCTACACCGAAATATGA